In Candidatus Binatia bacterium, a genomic segment contains:
- a CDS encoding ABC transporter substrate-binding protein, whose protein sequence is MKPKHNLLFWALLLWPAFCFAQATDNVEQAKKEGEVILYTTMTVVDFEAFSKAAKEKYPFLNIRHVYLSSARQAARVMQEHRAGRVQADVLGNSLETMLYFKQQGVLSAHRSAETKNLISGSSDPDGYWSGMTTDLLITGFNPKMISKAAAPKNYDEYLKPQFKGQMAVNRGVPYPFTGMISLRGEEQGAAYLKKLSQQELRLVEGYTHMVNLLAAGEYPLTIFAQVSKVDAMKRKGAPVDWLPSSPTFATISTVAAVRNPLHPAAARLLVDFYLSQEGQQALARAGKIPLRRGVKSPSKDIDQLLESDNLHVIKPEGDYSRYMKLYNEFLAVR, encoded by the coding sequence ATGAAGCCAAAACATAATCTCCTTTTTTGGGCGCTCCTTCTCTGGCCCGCTTTCTGTTTCGCGCAAGCGACGGACAACGTCGAGCAGGCGAAGAAGGAAGGCGAGGTCATTCTCTACACGACCATGACGGTGGTGGACTTCGAAGCGTTCAGCAAAGCGGCAAAGGAAAAATATCCCTTTCTCAACATCCGTCACGTTTACCTGAGCTCGGCCCGACAGGCGGCGCGGGTCATGCAAGAGCATCGGGCGGGAAGGGTGCAGGCGGACGTTTTGGGAAACAGCCTGGAGACGATGCTCTACTTCAAGCAGCAAGGGGTTCTCTCCGCCCACCGCTCCGCGGAAACCAAGAATCTCATCAGCGGAAGCTCGGATCCCGACGGTTACTGGTCGGGCATGACCACCGATTTGCTCATCACCGGCTTTAATCCTAAGATGATCTCGAAGGCGGCGGCGCCGAAAAATTACGATGAATATCTCAAGCCGCAATTCAAAGGGCAGATGGCCGTCAATCGTGGAGTCCCGTATCCCTTTACCGGTATGATCTCTCTGCGCGGCGAGGAGCAGGGAGCGGCTTATCTCAAAAAGTTGAGCCAACAGGAGTTGAGGCTGGTGGAAGGCTACACTCACATGGTCAATCTCCTGGCCGCGGGCGAATACCCTCTGACCATTTTTGCGCAGGTATCCAAGGTCGATGCGATGAAACGAAAAGGGGCGCCCGTCGATTGGCTTCCCAGCTCTCCCACGTTCGCAACGATCTCCACGGTCGCGGCGGTGAGAAACCCGCTCCATCCGGCCGCCGCGCGCCTGCTGGTCGATTTTTATCTCTCTCAGGAGGGGCAGCAGGCGCTGGCCAGAGCCGGGAAGATCCCATTGCGGCGCGGCGTCAAGAGCCCCTCCAAGGATATCGACCAGCTTCTCGAGAGCGATAATCTGCACGTGATTAAGCCGGAAGGGGACTACAGCCGGTATATGAAGCTTTACAACGAGTTTCTTGCCGTGAGATGA
- a CDS encoding ethanolamine ammonia-lyase reactivating factor EutA, with protein MDNHHGHDHESSAVPHTHLVSVGIDIGSSTSHLMFSQLAIGYPSAHRRRPEILERKLIARSPVLLTPFTGDWNIEAGPLAELIDGSFRAAGLNREQIDTGAVIITGEAARRENAQKIAELFSAQAGQFVCATAGPRLEALLAAHGSGAVGRSREEATTLLNIDVGGGTTKVSLIDKGRVVGVTALNIGARLIAFDKSGRIRRLEQSGKKFLRHAGYQLALGDPIDAPTLRGVAAKMAQILFDLIAGGEPPWSEIMIMPALALPPQIDGVLFSGGVAEYIYGREAGSFGDLGVLFGKEVREQARKRRYAVLDSSEGIRATVIGASQYSMQMSGETIFIPNPKTLPLHNLRVSTVQVSWDAPIADKAAKAIRKTIAAMDPEVKGSPFALVFISPPFLGYGAAQELATGIRRALAEVPASERPQMLVFEQNIGRVIGEALGKELSMPCVDEISLGEMDFIDVGAIVPGEDYVPVVIKSLAFGV; from the coding sequence ATGGATAATCACCATGGACACGACCACGAGAGCAGCGCGGTGCCGCATACGCATCTCGTCAGCGTCGGGATCGATATCGGCTCTTCGACTTCTCATCTGATGTTCTCGCAGCTCGCGATCGGCTATCCGTCGGCGCACCGGCGCCGTCCCGAAATTTTAGAGCGAAAGCTGATCGCCCGCTCTCCCGTTCTGCTGACGCCGTTCACGGGGGACTGGAACATCGAAGCCGGGCCGCTGGCCGAATTGATCGACGGCAGCTTCCGCGCCGCGGGTCTTAACCGCGAGCAAATCGACACCGGCGCGGTCATCATCACCGGCGAAGCCGCGCGGCGGGAGAACGCGCAGAAAATCGCCGAGCTTTTTTCCGCCCAGGCGGGTCAGTTCGTGTGCGCGACCGCCGGTCCCAGACTGGAGGCGCTGCTCGCGGCGCACGGCTCCGGCGCCGTCGGCCGCAGCCGCGAAGAGGCAACGACGCTTCTCAACATCGACGTCGGCGGCGGCACCACGAAGGTGAGCCTGATCGACAAGGGAAGAGTCGTCGGCGTCACGGCGCTCAACATCGGCGCGCGGTTGATCGCCTTCGACAAGAGCGGCCGGATCAGACGCCTGGAGCAGTCCGGTAAGAAATTTTTGCGCCATGCCGGTTATCAGCTGGCCCTGGGCGACCCGATCGATGCGCCGACGCTCAGGGGAGTCGCCGCGAAGATGGCGCAAATCCTTTTCGATTTGATCGCCGGCGGCGAGCCGCCGTGGAGCGAGATCATGATCATGCCTGCGCTTGCCCTGCCGCCTCAAATCGACGGGGTTCTTTTTTCCGGCGGCGTTGCCGAATATATTTACGGCCGCGAGGCCGGGAGCTTCGGGGATCTCGGCGTATTGTTCGGGAAAGAGGTGCGGGAACAGGCACGGAAGCGGCGCTACGCGGTTCTCGATTCGAGCGAAGGCATCCGCGCCACGGTCATCGGCGCGTCGCAGTATTCGATGCAGATGAGCGGCGAGACGATCTTCATTCCGAATCCGAAAACACTGCCGCTGCACAACTTAAGAGTCTCGACGGTTCAGGTGAGTTGGGATGCGCCGATCGCGGATAAAGCCGCAAAGGCGATTCGAAAGACGATCGCCGCCATGGATCCGGAGGTCAAGGGCTCGCCGTTCGCGCTGGTTTTTATCTCCCCGCCTTTCTTGGGCTACGGCGCGGCACAGGAGCTGGCGACGGGAATACGCCGCGCTTTGGCGGAGGTGCCTGCATCCGAGCGGCCGCAGATGCTCGTCTTCGAGCAGAACATCGGCCGGGTCATCGGAGAAGCGCTGGGAAAAGAACTGAGCATGCCGTGCGTGGATGAAATCTCGCTCGGCGAGATGGACTTCATCGACGTCGGAGCGATCGTGCCGGGAGAGGATTACGTGCCGGTCGTCATCAAGAGCCTGGCGTTCGGCGTCTGA
- a CDS encoding cupin domain-containing protein: MARKEDHLRMRMEHIRFGKEELERRKKSPVHVRAEEIDAQLKDHNHVYIVDPRLGFNQRTFRFWINLRTAGEEMEFSGWQLGHRHTVEAVIYILKGHGYSVIDGIKYPWQAGDLICVPVFAWHRHHNESGDELVYLAATTGPLSMAMGIAIYEEEKYPEYWIFAQKGEEAMKTLVPGGAEIPAEARVKFDSAKWKPAETSNGGEPSPAEIYYEQLTYAEHEEKRRRAGKVLVKGSTLRFGLTPMGRVAYAVDPKLGFHVKILGTLLAEIPAGKRSGAHRHIYEETEYVLSGEGYSIIEDQRYDWKKGDTLVIPVFAWHQHFNTGKETARFLVHSGRVAMESTGYVHTQQGEPADYYTTLARRP, from the coding sequence ATGGCGCGAAAAGAAGACCACTTGCGGATGCGGATGGAGCATATCCGCTTCGGCAAAGAGGAGCTGGAGCGAAGAAAAAAATCGCCGGTCCACGTCAGGGCCGAGGAGATCGACGCGCAGCTCAAAGACCACAACCACGTCTACATCGTCGATCCGCGCCTCGGCTTCAACCAGCGGACCTTCCGCTTCTGGATCAATCTCCGCACCGCCGGCGAGGAGATGGAATTCAGCGGCTGGCAATTGGGCCACCGCCATACCGTCGAGGCCGTCATCTATATTCTCAAAGGGCATGGCTACAGCGTCATTGATGGGATCAAGTATCCTTGGCAAGCCGGCGATTTAATTTGTGTTCCGGTCTTTGCCTGGCATCGGCACCACAACGAGAGCGGCGACGAGCTGGTCTATCTGGCGGCGACGACGGGCCCGCTGTCGATGGCGATGGGCATCGCGATCTACGAAGAAGAAAAATATCCCGAGTACTGGATCTTCGCGCAGAAAGGCGAGGAGGCGATGAAGACGCTAGTGCCGGGAGGCGCGGAGATCCCGGCGGAAGCGCGAGTCAAGTTCGACTCGGCCAAGTGGAAGCCGGCCGAGACGAGCAACGGCGGCGAGCCCAGTCCCGCGGAGATTTATTACGAGCAACTGACTTACGCTGAGCACGAAGAAAAACGCAGGAGAGCGGGGAAAGTGCTGGTCAAGGGAAGCACATTGCGCTTCGGCTTGACGCCGATGGGACGGGTCGCGTACGCAGTCGATCCGAAGCTCGGCTTTCACGTGAAGATCTTGGGCACTCTGCTCGCGGAAATTCCCGCTGGCAAGCGCTCGGGCGCGCACCGGCACATTTACGAAGAAACGGAATACGTGCTCTCCGGCGAAGGCTACAGTATCATCGAGGACCAGAGATACGATTGGAAGAAAGGCGACACCTTGGTGATTCCGGTCTTCGCCTGGCACCAGCACTTCAACACCGGCAAGGAGACGGCGCGATTTCTCGTCCACTCCGGCCGCGTCGCCATGGAGTCGACGGGGTACGTGCATACGCAGCAGGGGGAACCAGCGGATTACTACACTACACTAGCAAGGCGGCCATAA
- a CDS encoding PhnD/SsuA/transferrin family substrate-binding protein encodes MSRPVKKKNRPLVLATGYHVRARPLWDGRVDTGDLKLKVVPFESDGERHRRFLAGDFDASELSLALYLALKSNGAPLVAIPVFPNRRFRYSFIYLREDSPIREAADLRGKAVGVPSYLNTCGLWARGLLGDEYGLKTRDMAWKVIRKEAVDFTPPPGAVIESFSGKRDLRARLLKGEVDALITPDVIAARGIRRLFSYTKELEMDYFRRTGIFPINHAIVIREQVARDHPLLARRLYKIWDEAKRLALADDEDPTFSNFVWIRDLWEEEREMFGGDPWRYGMAANEKVIKTLIRYGVEQGIASAKIDSETLFLRIA; translated from the coding sequence ATGAGCCGTCCGGTAAAGAAAAAAAATCGCCCCCTCGTCCTGGCCACCGGCTACCACGTCCGCGCCCGGCCTTTATGGGACGGGAGGGTGGATACGGGCGACCTCAAGCTCAAGGTCGTTCCGTTCGAGAGCGACGGCGAGCGCCATCGGCGTTTTCTCGCCGGCGACTTCGACGCCTCGGAGCTTTCTCTGGCCCTCTACCTGGCGCTCAAGAGCAACGGCGCTCCGCTCGTGGCTATTCCGGTTTTCCCCAACCGCCGATTCCGCTACTCCTTTATATACCTGCGCGAGGATTCGCCCATCCGGGAGGCCGCCGACCTCAGGGGTAAAGCCGTCGGCGTGCCGTCGTATCTCAACACCTGCGGTCTCTGGGCGCGCGGCTTGCTGGGAGACGAATACGGACTCAAAACCCGGGACATGGCCTGGAAAGTTATCAGAAAAGAAGCGGTCGATTTCACGCCGCCGCCCGGCGCCGTCATCGAATCGTTCTCCGGAAAGCGCGACCTGCGCGCGCGCCTTCTCAAGGGAGAGGTGGACGCGTTGATTACTCCCGACGTGATCGCGGCCAGGGGAATTCGCCGGCTCTTCTCTTATACCAAGGAACTGGAAATGGATTATTTCCGGCGCACGGGAATTTTCCCGATCAACCACGCGATCGTCATCCGGGAGCAGGTTGCGCGCGACCACCCTTTGCTGGCGCGCAGACTTTATAAAATCTGGGACGAAGCGAAACGGCTGGCGCTGGCGGACGACGAAGACCCGACGTTTTCCAATTTCGTGTGGATCAGGGATTTGTGGGAAGAAGAGCGCGAGATGTTCGGCGGCGATCCGTGGCGCTACGGCATGGCGGCGAACGAAAAAGTCATCAAGACGCTGATTCGCTACGGCGTCGAGCAGGGGATCGCGAGCGCAAAAATCGATTCCGAGACACTATTTTTACGCATCGCTTGA
- a CDS encoding ABC transporter substrate-binding protein: protein MRLGVSVRSVVFLPFYYGKDKKIFEKHGIDLEIISMQSNLQTIGLVSGELDFNPAIGPAILGISNGMPLKTVAVLYRAPLLSLLAPAHVVRPKDLEGKKVAVSRIGSESHRYGALMLENSGVDEKKITFIQTGSTTVSLTALQQGSVEAAVLSPPFTGLMARQGYKVLMNSRDLIEAPWLGVVTSRQKIQKQPDRIRSFLLALRETLKTVRQDRQGTVAYIQQSWQVAPDVAAQAYDDIAGVMVDDLVMPEERVNIFLERAQSRGELGKKALPMSEIFDYSFARGLK from the coding sequence ATGCGCCTGGGCGTCTCCGTCCGGAGCGTGGTGTTTCTGCCGTTCTACTACGGCAAAGATAAAAAGATCTTCGAGAAGCACGGCATCGACCTGGAAATTATTTCGATGCAGAGCAATCTCCAGACGATCGGTCTGGTCTCCGGTGAATTGGATTTCAATCCGGCGATCGGACCGGCGATCCTCGGGATCAGCAACGGCATGCCGCTGAAAACCGTGGCGGTTCTCTATCGCGCGCCGCTGCTCTCGCTCCTGGCTCCGGCGCACGTCGTGCGGCCGAAAGATCTGGAAGGAAAGAAAGTCGCGGTCTCGCGCATCGGCTCGGAGAGCCACCGCTACGGCGCGTTGATGCTGGAGAACAGCGGCGTCGATGAGAAAAAAATCACCTTTATCCAGACCGGGAGCACGACGGTGAGTCTGACGGCGCTCCAGCAGGGTTCGGTCGAGGCCGCGGTCCTGAGCCCGCCGTTCACCGGACTCATGGCGCGCCAGGGCTATAAGGTCCTCATGAACAGCCGCGATCTGATCGAGGCGCCGTGGCTCGGCGTCGTGACGAGCCGGCAGAAAATCCAGAAACAGCCGGATCGCATCCGGAGCTTCCTTCTCGCTTTGCGCGAGACGCTGAAAACCGTGCGCCAGGATCGGCAGGGCACGGTCGCCTACATTCAACAGAGCTGGCAGGTGGCCCCGGATGTCGCTGCGCAAGCGTATGATGACATCGCCGGCGTCATGGTTGACGATCTGGTGATGCCGGAAGAGCGCGTTAATATATTTTTGGAGCGGGCGCAGAGCCGCGGCGAGCTGGGAAAAAAGGCGCTGCCGATGAGCGAGATCTTCGATTATTCGTTCGCGCGAGGTTTGAAATGA
- a CDS encoding cupin domain-containing protein encodes MSEEKDKSTGKPPGYDDYLRMYMEMVKFAKEELKRRETSPVYVPREKIDREFMGHNWVVLVDPRLGFNARILRFWINGFPPGEENNQWKTMGHRHTVEAVIHVLKGHGYSIIDGIQYDWEAGDFICVPVFAWHRHVNLSNEDMVYVAATTGPLSMGIGLAIYEDERYPEYWIFAQKENGAEKTLLPGVVDIPEARRGAPEGLDPAQFENSTAAKLYFDQLNFGENEERERRKSRVLVKGGDLKFEKTPMGRVAPVVDPKLGFYVKVMSTLVAEIEPGERSGAHRHLYEEVNHVLAGEGYSIIEDKRYEWKQGDTLAIPLFSWHQHFNTGKEPARFLVHTGRPAMENIGLMITQQGELASF; translated from the coding sequence ATGAGTGAAGAGAAGGACAAATCTACCGGAAAACCGCCCGGTTACGACGACTATCTCCGCATGTACATGGAGATGGTGAAGTTCGCGAAGGAGGAGCTGAAGCGCCGGGAAACGTCGCCAGTTTACGTCCCGAGAGAAAAAATCGACCGCGAGTTCATGGGCCACAACTGGGTGGTGCTGGTTGATCCTCGGCTCGGCTTCAACGCCCGCATCCTGCGCTTCTGGATCAACGGCTTTCCGCCCGGCGAAGAAAACAATCAATGGAAGACCATGGGCCACCGTCACACGGTCGAGGCGGTGATCCACGTGCTCAAAGGCCACGGCTACAGCATCATCGACGGCATCCAATACGACTGGGAGGCGGGCGACTTTATTTGCGTTCCCGTCTTCGCCTGGCACCGGCACGTGAATCTTTCGAACGAAGACATGGTTTACGTCGCGGCGACGACCGGGCCGCTGTCGATGGGCATCGGTCTCGCGATTTACGAAGACGAGCGCTATCCCGAATACTGGATCTTCGCCCAGAAAGAAAACGGCGCGGAGAAAACCTTGCTTCCCGGCGTGGTGGATATTCCCGAAGCCCGGAGGGGGGCGCCCGAGGGACTGGATCCGGCGCAGTTCGAAAATTCGACCGCGGCAAAACTTTATTTCGATCAGTTGAACTTCGGCGAGAACGAAGAGCGCGAGCGCAGAAAGAGCCGGGTCCTCGTGAAGGGCGGCGATCTCAAGTTCGAGAAGACTCCGATGGGCCGCGTCGCGCCAGTGGTTGACCCAAAGCTCGGCTTTTATGTAAAGGTCATGTCGACCTTGGTGGCGGAGATCGAGCCGGGGGAACGCTCCGGCGCTCATCGCCATCTCTACGAAGAAGTGAATCACGTGCTTGCCGGGGAAGGCTACAGCATCATCGAGGACAAACGCTACGAATGGAAACAGGGCGACACCCTGGCGATCCCGCTGTTTTCCTGGCACCAACACTTCAACACCGGCAAAGAGCCGGCGAGATTTTTAGTGCATACGGGTAGACCCGCAATGGAAAATATCGGGTTGATGATAACGCAACAGGGTGAACTTGCATCCTTTTAA
- a CDS encoding ABC transporter substrate-binding protein yields the protein MQRRFLNFPYSFLSPIGGEDKGEGAVFVLPIILALALLVASPLHAQSLKRIRIGSTTPSITTLPSEIAAKRGYFKDEGLDPEMITIRSADIIIKALLTGQLDYSTALPSLVTAAVRGLPIKVVGVMIKKTSYVMVSHPSVRTIQDLKGKVIGTSSFGAASDYAIRIALRKGGLDPKKDVTIIQVGGSAGRLAALQGGTIQATVLVAPFNLQAEKMGYRSLLWLGKVMDLPQGGLGAHEKRLQENPQEVVRVMKAIARGIQWVKSEREETVKFMMSWLSLDRSVADAVYPIVSESLADYGIAEDGVLESAVDAARFSGLTERDVPMSQLRDWSFAQKARDEILQKKR from the coding sequence ATGCAGCGGCGATTTCTCAACTTCCCCTATTCCTTCCTCTCCCCCATCGGGGGAGAGGATAAAGGTGAGGGGGCTGTTTTCGTCCTGCCGATAATTCTCGCGCTCGCGCTTCTTGTCGCTTCTCCGCTGCACGCGCAGTCGCTCAAACGCATCCGCATCGGCTCGACGACGCCAAGCATCACGACGCTCCCCAGTGAGATCGCGGCCAAGCGCGGATATTTCAAAGACGAAGGGCTCGACCCGGAGATGATCACGATCCGGAGCGCCGACATCATCATCAAGGCACTGCTGACGGGGCAGTTGGACTACTCCACCGCGCTGCCGTCTCTGGTCACGGCGGCGGTTAGAGGACTGCCGATCAAGGTCGTCGGCGTGATGATCAAAAAAACTTCTTACGTGATGGTGTCGCATCCGTCGGTCCGCACCATCCAGGATCTAAAGGGCAAGGTCATCGGCACCAGCTCTTTCGGCGCGGCGAGCGACTACGCGATCCGCATCGCGCTGCGGAAGGGCGGCCTCGATCCCAAGAAGGACGTGACGATCATCCAGGTCGGCGGCAGCGCCGGCAGGCTCGCGGCGCTGCAGGGCGGGACGATACAAGCCACGGTGCTCGTGGCGCCGTTCAACCTCCAGGCGGAAAAAATGGGCTATCGGTCCCTGCTCTGGCTCGGCAAAGTAATGGATCTGCCGCAAGGCGGCCTGGGCGCGCACGAGAAGCGGCTGCAAGAAAATCCGCAGGAGGTCGTCCGCGTCATGAAGGCGATCGCCCGCGGCATCCAGTGGGTGAAAAGCGAGCGCGAAGAGACGGTGAAGTTCATGATGAGTTGGCTGAGCTTGGACCGGAGCGTGGCCGACGCGGTGTATCCGATCGTCAGCGAGTCGCTGGCGGACTACGGCATCGCTGAGGACGGCGTGCTCGAAAGCGCCGTCGACGCGGCAAGGTTTTCCGGACTAACCGAGCGCGACGTTCCCATGAGCCAGCTACGCGACTGGTCGTTCGCGCAGAAAGCGCGGGACGAGATCTTGCAAAAGAAACGATAG
- a CDS encoding cupin domain-containing protein, translating into MVFEKTPMGRVALAVEPKRGCYVKTVSSLIAEILPGEKSGAHRHVYEEINYVVAGRGTSIIEDRRYDWKAGDALSIPIFAWYQHFNTGNEPARFLVHTNRIAMENLGYAVTQQGESAEPSPIPSPSKGEG; encoded by the coding sequence TTGGTTTTCGAGAAAACGCCGATGGGGAGAGTGGCGCTGGCGGTCGAGCCCAAGCGCGGCTGTTACGTCAAGACGGTTTCCAGCTTGATCGCCGAGATTTTGCCCGGCGAAAAATCCGGCGCGCACCGGCACGTTTACGAAGAGATCAATTATGTGGTCGCGGGCCGCGGCACCTCGATCATCGAAGACCGGCGCTACGATTGGAAGGCGGGCGACGCGCTGTCGATACCGATCTTCGCCTGGTACCAGCACTTTAATACCGGGAACGAGCCGGCGCGGTTCCTCGTCCATACCAATCGCATCGCCATGGAAAACCTCGGCTACGCGGTGACGCAGCAGGGCGAGTCGGCGGAACCCTCACCCATTCCCTCTCCCTCGAAGGGAGAGGGTTAA
- a CDS encoding xanthine dehydrogenase family protein subunit M, with amino-acid sequence MRRPEPFEIFQPASLREASALVKDKGQGGRFLAGGTDLVIAVKEKSFSPNYVVDLKRIPGLSGIREESDGSVAIGALTTMREVETSPVVLKKYPFLAQSAAEVGSIQIRNRATIGGNMANATPSADVAPALLVLDATAKIAGLNGERTIELEQFFRGPGQTVMAAEEILTSIIIPPVSPSLVGEYIKFSPREMMDLAYVGVAVALVLNGGQKRCAKARISLCAVSPTPMRARRAEALLENQIMTEELAERAGAEAAAESKPISDVRSSADYRREMVRVNTKRALLNAVAGRAESWMGRRDRRY; translated from the coding sequence ATGAGACGACCTGAACCGTTCGAGATCTTCCAGCCCGCTTCGCTTCGAGAAGCCAGCGCGCTCGTCAAAGACAAAGGCCAGGGCGGGCGTTTTCTCGCCGGCGGCACCGACCTCGTCATCGCCGTCAAAGAAAAAAGCTTCTCGCCGAATTACGTCGTGGATCTCAAGCGCATCCCCGGCCTTTCCGGCATCCGCGAAGAGAGCGACGGAAGCGTGGCGATCGGCGCGCTGACGACGATGCGCGAGGTCGAAACCTCGCCGGTGGTTCTCAAAAAATATCCTTTTCTCGCGCAGAGCGCGGCAGAAGTGGGCTCAATCCAAATTCGCAATCGCGCCACCATCGGCGGCAACATGGCGAACGCGACGCCGTCGGCCGACGTCGCTCCCGCCCTTCTTGTCCTCGACGCCACGGCAAAGATCGCCGGCCTGAACGGCGAGCGGACGATCGAGCTGGAACAATTTTTCCGCGGCCCAGGCCAGACCGTAATGGCTGCCGAAGAAATTCTTACTTCCATAATCATTCCTCCGGTGAGCCCCTCGTTGGTCGGTGAGTACATCAAGTTCTCGCCGCGCGAAATGATGGACCTCGCCTACGTCGGTGTCGCGGTCGCGCTGGTCCTGAACGGCGGCCAAAAACGCTGCGCGAAAGCCCGCATCTCTCTCTGCGCGGTCTCGCCCACGCCGATGCGGGCGCGTCGCGCGGAGGCGCTGCTGGAAAATCAAATCATGACGGAAGAGCTGGCGGAGCGAGCGGGCGCGGAGGCGGCCGCGGAATCGAAACCGATCAGCGACGTGCGCTCGTCGGCCGACTACCGCAGAGAAATGGTCCGCGTGAACACCAAGCGCGCGCTGCTCAACGCCGTCGCCGGCAGAGCCGAGTCGTGGATGGGGCGAAGGGATAGAAGGTACTAA
- a CDS encoding (2Fe-2S)-binding protein, with amino-acid sequence MKKKIRITLNGRKTDLEVPTHRLLLDLLRDEIGLTGTKEGCGTGDCGACTVLLNGKPVNSCLIFSGELDGEDIVTIEGLKIGPELHPVQQAFIQDGGVQCGYCTSGMLMMSKALLDENPDPSEEDIRFAISGNLCRCTGYAKIVKAVQDAGRELRAKRGGA; translated from the coding sequence ATGAAAAAAAAGATTCGGATCACGTTGAACGGCAGGAAAACCGACCTTGAAGTCCCGACGCACCGTCTTCTGCTTGATTTGCTCCGCGACGAGATCGGCCTCACGGGAACCAAAGAAGGCTGCGGCACCGGCGACTGCGGCGCTTGCACGGTCTTGCTGAACGGGAAGCCGGTGAACTCCTGCCTCATCTTCTCAGGCGAGCTCGACGGCGAAGACATCGTCACGATCGAGGGCTTGAAGATCGGCCCGGAGTTGCATCCGGTCCAGCAGGCGTTCATCCAGGACGGCGGCGTTCAGTGCGGCTACTGCACCTCGGGCATGCTCATGATGTCCAAGGCGCTGCTCGACGAGAATCCCGATCCCAGCGAGGAAGACATCCGCTTCGCGATCTCCGGCAATCTCTGCCGCTGCACCGGCTACGCGAAGATCGTCAAAGCGGTCCAGGATGCGGGACGGGAATTGCGCGCGAAGCGCGGGGGTGCGTAG